Below is a genomic region from Pseudomonas frederiksbergensis.
GAAACCTTGCGCTGCGTACGACTCAACGCGCGTCAGCACGCCAGCCGGCAGGGTTGGGGGGCAATCATCGAGCAGTTTGAAGGGCAGTTGCGCGGGGCCTGCGAGGCGCAAGCTGGGGCACGGCCTTTGCTGGCCATGCCCCATTCGATCAAACCAGCGTCATCAACGCCTCACGACTGAACGGCAGGATGTCCTGCTCGCGACCCTCACGGACTTTCAGCGCCCAGTCCGGGTCGACCAGCAAGGCGCGACCCACGGCCACCAGGTCGAACTCATCGTTGTTCAAGCGTTCCAGCAGTTTCTCGAGGCTGGCCGGCTGTGCGATTTTGTCAGTGTTGACCATAAACTGCAGGAACTCACCGTCCAGCCCCACGCTGCCCACGGTGATGGTCGGCTTGCCCGTCAGTTTGCGGGTCCAGCCTGCCAGGTTCAACTCGGAGCCGTCGAACTCCGGCTCCCAGAAACGCCGCGTCGAGCAGTGGAAAATATCCACGCCGGCATCGGACAGCGGCTGAAGAAATTCGCCCAACGCCTCCGGGGTTTGCACCAGACGCGCGGTGTAGTCCTGCTGCTTCCACTGGGAAAACCGGAAGATGATCGGGTAGTTCGGACCGACCGCCGCACGCACGGCCTGGATCAACTCGATGGCGAAACGCGAACGATTGGCCAGGCTGCCACCGTATTCGTCGGTGCGCTGGTTGCTGCCCTCCCAGAAGAACTGGTCGACCAGATAGCCATGGGCGCCGTGGATCTCGACGCCATCCATGCCAATGCTCTGCGCATCTTTGGCGGCTTGGGCGAACGCTGCGATCACGTCTTGAATGTCCTGCTTGGTCATGCCGTGAACCACGACCTGACCGTCCTTGAGTTTTTCCGATGGCCCGTAGCCCGGCACGCTGGCGTCCGGTTCGGTGCCGATGCGCCGTACGCTGCCAACATGCCACAATTGCGGAACGATCTTGCCGCCTTCGGCATGCACCGCATCCACGACTTTTTTCCAGCCGGCCAACGCCGCTTCGCCGTAAAAGTGCGGAACGTTCGGGTAACCGTTGGAGGCCTTGTGGCCCACCGTGGTGCCCTCGGTGATGATCAGACCCACACCCGCGGCGGCGCGGCGGCGGTAGTACTCGATGACGTTCGAATTCGGCACGCCACCCGGGGAAAACGAACGGGTCATCGGCGCCATGACCACACGGGTCGGCAACTCCAGGGCGCCGAGGTTGAACGGTTTGAACAAGGCTTTGACAGGCATGCGGCACTCCATGGAGAGGCGAGGTTTATGACGGCGATAATATGGAGCGTGCAAGGTTTTGCGAAGCACTATTGATTTGGGTGATTAAAGGGTAGAAGCGAAAAGATCGCAGGCTACGCCAGCTCCTACGGATCAACGCTACTTGTAGGAGCTGCCGCAGGCTGCGATCTTTTGATGTTCAGACCAGGGCTTTTTCGATCGCCTGAACGATCGTCGGATCATCCGGCGCAGTACGTGGCGAGAAACGGGCCAGCACGCGACCATCTTTACCCAAGAGGAATTTCTCGAAGTTCCAGGTGATGTCACCCGGGAATTCCGCGCCCTCACCCGCCAACAACCGGTACAGCTGATGGCGATCGTGACCGTTGACTTCCAGCTTGCTGGACAGCGGAAAGGTCACGCCATAGTTGAGACTGCAGAACTCTTTGATCTCGTTTTCAGTGCCTGGCTCTTGCCCGGCAAACTGGTTGCACGGCAAACCCAGCACACTGAAGCCTTTGCCCTTGAATTGCTGGTAGAGGTTTTCCAGAGCGGCGTACTGTGGGGTCAATCCACACTTGGAGGCGACGTTGACCACCAGCACGACGTGCCCTTTGAAGGGCGCCAGAGGCAACTCCTGGCCATCCAAAGCTTTCAATGTAAGGTCGTGAAAAGCACTCATGACGGACTCCAAATTTCCCGTGTTCTTCTCGAAACAGCCACTTGGCGATGTCGCCAAGGACCGCCGCGGACTAAAAAGGCGCCCCTCGGGCGCCTCTCCAGTTCTCGAAAGCTTAGCGCAGAAAATCAGTGGTGATGGCCACCTTCGCCATGGACGTGACCATGAGCGATTTCTTCCTGGCTGGCATCACGGATGTCGATGATTTTGACCTGGAAGGTCAAACGCTGGCCGGCCAACGGGTGGTTGCCGTCAACGGTCACGTCGTCGCCGTCCAGATCACGGATGGTGACGATTTGCATCTGGCCGTCTGGCGCGGAAGCGTGGAACTGCATGCCCACTTCCAGTTCGTCGACGCCTTCGAACATGCTGCGGCTCAGAGTGCTGACCAGTTCGGCAGCGTATTCGCCGTAGGCATCTTCAGGTTCTACGGAGACTTTCAGTTCTTCACCAACGGCTTTGCCTTCCAGAGCCTTTTCCAGGCCAGGAATGATGTTACCTGCGCCTTGCAGGTAGACCAGCGGCGCGCCGCCGGCGGAGCTGTCGATGACCTCACCAGCGTCGTTGGTCAGGGTATAGTCGATGGAGACAGCCTTATTGGCGGCGATCAGCATGGGGCGAGACCTTTTGCATAGGAATATAGAAAGACCAAGTTTAGCGAAGCAAACGCCTGAAAGCGAACGGAACCCGGACGGACGGGTCGCTTCGACAGGGTCGACGATCCAAGGCTTCCATCAGGACGAGGACGGACACTGGGTTGTCGAGCTTTCCTGCGGCCATACCCAGCATCTGCGCCACCAGCCACCGTGGCAATCACGGGCCTGGGTGCTGGCCCCTGCCAAACGTATTGAAAAAATAGGCCAACCCTTTGATTGCGGTTGGTGCGCTCAAGGCTCGGTTAGCGATAACCTTGACGCCTGATTTCGGCAGACAGTCAGATATAGGCCGTCGCCATTGCCATGCACCTCCAGAGAATCCGCATGCAAACTTTTTTTATCGCGCCCACCGATTTTGGTGTGGGTCTGACCTCCATCAGCCTCGGGCTGGTGCGTACCCTTGAGCGAGCCGGCCTGAAAGTCGGCTTCTTCAAACCGATTGCCCAGCCACATCCAGGCGACACCGGGCCTGAACGCTCCACCGAACTGGTGGCCCGCACCCACGGTCTGAAGCCGCCGCAGCCGCTGGGCCTGGCCCACGTCGAACGGATGCTCGGCGACGGTCAGCTGGATGAGTTGCTGGAAGAAATCATCACCCTGTACCAGCAAGCCGCCATTGGCAAAGACGTGCTGATCGTCGAAGGCATGGTCCCGACCCGCAGCGCCAGCTACGCCGCACGAGTCAACCTGCACTTGGCGAAAAGCCTGGATGCCGAGGTGATTCTGGTCTCGGCGCCGGAAAACGAAGTGCTCACCGAACTGTCTGGCCGAGTGGAGTTGCAGGCGCAATTGTTCGGCGGTCCGAAGGACCCAAAAGTGCTCGGCGTGATCCTTAACAAAGTGCGTACTGATGAAAGCATGGAGGCTTTCGCCGCCCGCTTGAAGGAACACTCGCCCTTGCTGCGCAGCGGCGACTTCCGGCTGCTTGGCTGCATTCCGTTCCAGCCGGAACTGAACGCGCCGCGCACCCGCGACGTGGCAGACCTGATGGGCGCTCAGGTGCTCAATGCCGGCGACTACGAAACCCGGCGCATGACCAAGATCATCATTTGTGCCCGCACCATGCGCAACACGGTCGAACTGCTCAAACCCGGCGTGCTGGTGGTGACCCCCGGCGATCGCGACGACATCATCCTTGCCGTCAGCCTCGCGGCGATGAATGGCGTGCCGCTGGCCGGGCTGTTGCTGACCAGCGACACCCTGCCTGACCCACGGATCATGGACCTCTGCCGAGGTGCCTTGCAGGCTGGTCTGCCCGTGTTGTCGGTGAGCACTGGCTCCTACGACACCGCCAACCAATTGAACGGTTTGAACAAGGAAATCCCGATCGACGACCGCGAGCGTGCGGAGATCATCACCGATTTCGTCGCCAGCCACCTCGACGCCAACTGGTTGCACCAACGCTGCGGTACGCCGCGTGAAATGCGCCTGTCGCCGGCGGTGTTCCGCTATCAACTGATCCAACGCGCCCAGGCTGCCAACAAACGCATTGTCCTGCCTGAGGGCAGTGAGCCGTTGACGGTGCAGGCGGCGGCGATCTGCCAGGCGCGCGGCATTGCTCGCTGTGTGTTACTGGCCAAACCCGAAGACGTG
It encodes:
- a CDS encoding NADH:flavin oxidoreductase; the protein is MPVKALFKPFNLGALELPTRVVMAPMTRSFSPGGVPNSNVIEYYRRRAAAGVGLIITEGTTVGHKASNGYPNVPHFYGEAALAGWKKVVDAVHAEGGKIVPQLWHVGSVRRIGTEPDASVPGYGPSEKLKDGQVVVHGMTKQDIQDVIAAFAQAAKDAQSIGMDGVEIHGAHGYLVDQFFWEGSNQRTDEYGGSLANRSRFAIELIQAVRAAVGPNYPIIFRFSQWKQQDYTARLVQTPEALGEFLQPLSDAGVDIFHCSTRRFWEPEFDGSELNLAGWTRKLTGKPTITVGSVGLDGEFLQFMVNTDKIAQPASLEKLLERLNNDEFDLVAVGRALLVDPDWALKVREGREQDILPFSREALMTLV
- a CDS encoding glutathione peroxidase, with product MSAFHDLTLKALDGQELPLAPFKGHVVLVVNVASKCGLTPQYAALENLYQQFKGKGFSVLGLPCNQFAGQEPGTENEIKEFCSLNYGVTFPLSSKLEVNGHDRHQLYRLLAGEGAEFPGDITWNFEKFLLGKDGRVLARFSPRTAPDDPTIVQAIEKALV
- a CDS encoding FKBP-type peptidyl-prolyl cis-trans isomerase, with translation MLIAANKAVSIDYTLTNDAGEVIDSSAGGAPLVYLQGAGNIIPGLEKALEGKAVGEELKVSVEPEDAYGEYAAELVSTLSRSMFEGVDELEVGMQFHASAPDGQMQIVTIRDLDGDDVTVDGNHPLAGQRLTFQVKIIDIRDASQEEIAHGHVHGEGGHHH
- a CDS encoding DUF3565 domain-containing protein → METALLAAISMGRDLLHRNIERPSLAKQTPESERNPDGRVASTGSTIQGFHQDEDGHWVVELSCGHTQHLRHQPPWQSRAWVLAPAKRIEKIGQPFDCGWCAQGSVSDNLDA
- the pta gene encoding phosphate acetyltransferase, with translation MQTFFIAPTDFGVGLTSISLGLVRTLERAGLKVGFFKPIAQPHPGDTGPERSTELVARTHGLKPPQPLGLAHVERMLGDGQLDELLEEIITLYQQAAIGKDVLIVEGMVPTRSASYAARVNLHLAKSLDAEVILVSAPENEVLTELSGRVELQAQLFGGPKDPKVLGVILNKVRTDESMEAFAARLKEHSPLLRSGDFRLLGCIPFQPELNAPRTRDVADLMGAQVLNAGDYETRRMTKIIICARTMRNTVELLKPGVLVVTPGDRDDIILAVSLAAMNGVPLAGLLLTSDTLPDPRIMDLCRGALQAGLPVLSVSTGSYDTANQLNGLNKEIPIDDRERAEIITDFVASHLDANWLHQRCGTPREMRLSPAVFRYQLIQRAQAANKRIVLPEGSEPLTVQAAAICQARGIARCVLLAKPEDVQAVARAQGIELPEGLEILDPDLIRQRYVEPMVALRKTKSLNAPMAEQQLEDTVVIGTMMLALDEVDGLVSGVIHSTANTIRPALQLIKTAPGCTLVSSVFFMLFPEEVLVYGDCIMNPHPSASELAEIALQSADSAAAFGITPRVAMLSYSSGESASGEEVEKVREATLLAHEAQNALLIDGPLQYDAAANADVARQLAPNSQVAGRATVFIFPDLNTGNTTHKAVQRSADCVSLGPMLQGLRKPVNDLPRGAQVDDIVYTIALTAIQAANRPMDV